The nucleotide sequence CAGGTGACTGATGAGGAGGGGGAGACGGATCGCGTCAAGGTGAAAAGTCCATGTGGTGATGATCAAACCTGTGGCATGATCGGGCGTGAATGGATCCTAATATTACTGCTTTAGGATTTGGATTCAAAATGATATTCTGAATAAAAAGGAAGATGCATCATATTTCCCATTCAGCTTAGTCCTGGATGTGCTAGATTCCTCAGGCTTTCTTCACTCGTTTTCCTTTCCTCGATCCTGTCCTCCCACTTCTTATGGCACCTTGTGAACCCCTCCCAAAACTACTCCAACCTGCGGACTCCTCTTTGTTTGCCTGTAACACAAACCAacagcaaaaacagacacaattaTAGCCTCATATTCTGGGCAGTGATGTGGAGGGCCTGATGAAATATCCTGTACCCATTAATCTTTCCCCAGGGGGGCACAGGAGACTGGGAGCACTGATTAAATGCCCCTAATAGAGGCCGTTTGTCTAGCCTTGAATCTTGGATGTTTCAACATGCGACATCACTGCGACTCGCCGCCTCTCTCTCTGCAAATATTGGCATTTTCATAAAGACAGCAAAGTCgataatatttcattttgtgatatcttttttttaagcGGGCATGATCTCTTGATTGATGACTTTGTTTTCAGCCCCTCATCCATAACTGTGCCATAGTTATCATCATAAACAATCATGCGTGAGGTCACATGGGACGAGATCAAAATGTATAGTTTGCACTAATAACTGTGCTTAATATCCTGATTTTCTTATCTCTAGCCACTCTGGCATTAAATAGACCGATCAGCCATTAAGCGTTTGTTATTAAGTTAGCCATTAATATTTCTCTATTAAGCAAATCCTATGCAGCATCATTTCTGGCCTGATGAACAATTAGATAACACTAACAGCATTTCTTTCCAAACAACCCCCTGGAAGCAGGCACTCCACTGAGACTGCAACTTAATGAATGTGATGCATTGACTACAAGCACGCACTGTACAACCAAAATAGATTGGCCTTGATAGACACATGCGGTTTGTACAGTATAGGCTGCTCGGGCCCAAAGTATAATCATCATAAATTAACATGGCCTAATTATGTTTCACCTGCCAAGCTCCATATGGTCCCCAGTTCTGAACAAAATAATTAGCTGACCGCATCCCAATTAAACAATTATCCAATGAAACCTCAGTAAAACAATTACCTGGTCATATCCGTGGAACCATTTTACAGTGCTTAGCAGTGTTAGCATTCGGGTCGATGAACAACAAAGTAGTAAAATTATGTCATGTAAAAACATGACCACATCAGAGCAGGGAGTGGatttttgacaaataaataacagcTACAATCTGTGCATCTGGATACAAAATCCCCTGAAACACTGCCTTCATatttctaaaatgacatcattgtaGGCGGAGATCTCAAAAGCAACAGTGTTTATGCTGGAGGACAGGAGCGAGAGGGGGATGAAGGGTAGTGAAGAGGGCACCTGCTGGGTTCTGATGAAGCAAAACCCTCTGGGACCAGAGATGAGATCATCCAAAACGGAGACGCTTGTCAAGCTTCTTCACTGGAACAATAGTGACCCCTACTGATCGGACTCCTTAAAGTGAAtacacacagcttcagtgtaCCTGTTTGCCATCTCTGTTGTCTCCTTTTTGCTTCGCTGTGAAATCCATGAAGTTGACCAGACTGTAGGAGGGAGGTTGGCTCAGTACGAGTGAAGACTTCTTATTATCTGtgaatgaacacaaacagaaccaAAACATCATCTTATGAGTTTTAATCATCCCTTGCCGGGCAAAATCTGACAATCTTCTTTTAATTATATGCAACACTGCTCCATTGTTGTGTCTTTAACCCTTGTCCCAGTGACAAGGTTGGGGCATCAGCGTGGGGCAATAGGCCGTAGATCCCTGAGGCCCAGCTGTGATCAGCACAACCCAGCAGATGGAGAGAGGTGTGCTTGCAGTGGTAGACAGTATACCCCCTACTGAAAGCgttggggagggagggggagagggagggggttGTTTTATGGATGACTGACTGCCGCAGCAAGGTTAAGGGAACCAATCTCTGACACTTCACTTCCTCTCCCTGCAGCAGAGACCCCCTGCCTTTGGTGCATTTACCTGTTTCCTGCTCCCTGCGGTGGACAGCAGCACCTCTGACAAACAATTATGTTtggccaaacacacacacacacataaattaTTCAGCTAGCACTGGCATAAATCAGGTTTTTCAATTAGCAAGTGCAAATGACCATTTGCAATGTTTTGGGAGCACTAAATGTCACACGTATTTGATTATCCCCCCTGACCACTGTACAGCATGTggttgcatgtgtttgtgtgtaattttATAAAGAGGGAATAGTTCATTTGCAAAGACAACGAAAGACCTGAAAATTATTCACCAGATGTATTTGCTGCTCCTGCATCTGTAGTAGACAGAAGGCCACTGGAAGCGCCACAGGTTTCCAGGTCCTGTTTCCACCAGCTGCATGCTTCGCAATGATCGAGCCAGCCGGCTGAGGTTCTCTGGAGACAGGGCTCATCCTTCTCATTGGTGGTGTCCGAGGGAGCAGAGGTGGTTTTGATGTTGTAGGTTGTGCTGGAGGTCAGAAAGCTACCAGAAATCTGCTGGAACTGTGTGGGGCAAACAGAGCTGCACACTGGGGGGAAGAGGGAGACGTCCCACTGACTCGTCCCTGCCGATGACCTTgagctgcaggctgcagcaTCCTCTGATGGAAGAAGGTTCTGCTGAGGGTCCTGAGTGGTTTCAGATGTGGCGCAGGAGAGGCTTTGACCGAAGCATCCCGGTGGGTCCTCCTGCTGGTGATTCTCACATGTTTTCTTGGCACGTAAAAAGCACATGAAGAAccccatttttaaaacatagatGCTAGTCAACCTACAATATGTACTTTTTCAGGTGGATGGAGATACTGCTTACCCGAAGAAGCTCTTCCTGCAGGAGACAGTCAAATGTGGCAGCCTCACTGACATCGTAAATCTCATACCGGATGCGATCCGAATGGTTCTCTTGGTCAGTTTTCTTGGTTTCCCCTGACACTTCTTCTTTACTCCAGGCCATTTTCCCTGCAAATAACAGTATGTGAAGTGATGTGAACATTGAGAGTGAAGCACATTTCAGATGGATAATTTTGTACCAACACACCATCGTCAGGCGAGGGGAAGCTGTGACTCTCAAACTCGGGCTCACAGAGATCAGGTACTGATTGGTTGTTCTCAGTACTGTGGAGTAATGAAGACTCCTTTAGAAACCGAACCATAGGAAGCAAATGTCACTTTTAATTTACTTGGAGGTGTGAAGTGAGTGAGATAagatgacctctgacctcttatttaaaaaaaaggtttcatcAATGGAAGGTCCTGGAAAGGCATCAACACTGAGGAAGTCCTTGCTTGCGAAAACATCTGTCTCCACGTCTTCTCCATCTAGAAATCAGCCAAAGTTTCTCTTAATCTTTTGAGCGCATCTTAATGTGAATAATGCAGATTTTATATCCAGCACAAAGCTTACCCTCCGCAGAAAGCACCAGCCCGACCAAAGCATCTTTGTCCAAGTTGCTGAGGAAAATGGGGTCTGTGGCGCCATCTAGTGTCAGCATCAACTCAGGGCAATCTGGCAAGGCGTGGAACGGTGAGGGGGTTCTGCTGTCTTCTTCCTCGTCTCCTCTGCTTTGATTTTCTTCATCGTTGAGCAGAGAGGAGATTCTCTGCAGAGTCAAGGTACTCTCATAAATATGACAACGTTGCCGTCTCAACAGAGGCAGGGAAGAGGCTGAGTTGAAGGAGCAGACGGACTCAGTGTTCAGATCCTCAGAAGAAGAGATCTGCTCTGCTGAGTTGGGTTGCTGCTGGGATACAAACAAAGGGCATTGTTTCACAGTCACATGttctaaaaaaaagaatattctTTTAGCAGGCACATTcaaaattttacattttgaacaGGCTGTCCCTCTTGTGGCTCATCTGTATGTGCTGTTGGCTCTGTTTCCTCCATCAAGTCCATTGGTGAGGGGCTTGGCGTGAGATGACGCAGAGCCTGGGTTGACAGAAACATCTCTCTGCAGTTCCATTTTCTCCCTGTGTGCTCAGGCCACACCACCTCACTGGAAGGAAGAGCGTGGAGAAGGGATGAGCTGAGATCTCTGGGTCACTACATACATTTTAGTATAATCCAACCTCAGTACCTCATTTTGGGAGGTGGCTTTCTCATTTCCAGCACAGCATTTCTGACCAGTCGGACGAGCTCCTCTGGGGACACTGTGTTCACTTTCTGAGCCCGATACAGGTCAGCAGACAGCGGGCAGGGTGGCCTTACTGCTGACTTGTCTTATAAAAGGAAATGTCATGGTTAAACACTGCACTTTATTCTGCCCTGATACCATTAAATATTCCATTCATAACCAGCCTTACCTCCCTTGAACAATGATCCTGTAGTCTCAATACCATTTACATTCTCTCCTTCACCCTAATAGAGATTTTTAgggtaaaaaaatataatttcaggGCTCAGTCTCTCTGGTACATACACTTAATTGCTGTATTACAAGACATTCACCCACATGGTATCCTGCAGGGATGTACTTTAGAGCCTCTGCACACAGACCGACTCTATCACAAGCGTTGAGGAAGTACATGACCGTGTCGTCACTTTCTGTGTGGCCTCTCTTCAACAGCGTCCAGGCTTCGGAGACGCAACTAATAGACATTGTCAGTAACACACAATATGACAATAACTCAAATGTAAATAGTCTTAGCTCAAGAGTTTTCAAAGTGCATCTTCGGTCATAAAAACTTTGAGAACCCCTGTCTGAGATGATCAAATTAAATTAGCACGGATTAGTTTTTCATAACATACTTGTTTTGAAGTAGCACTTCTGCAAAGAGCTTAGCATTCTCAGCACTTTCTATTGCAGGCTTGGTCCAGTGGAGGTACCTCAACGCCAGCTGAGGCTGCTTCCTTGTTAGCAGACAGTGGACGATGCAGCCGTGCTGCCAGGAGAGCCGGGGAACAGCAGCCCTGGGGCTCAGTAACAGCTCCATGGAAGCCTGGATAACATGTAACATGACATTAAGCACATGAATGACAAGGTGTCAGGGGCCCCTCAACCACAGCATCGTTTTAAGTGACTGTCAGTCATACAGTCATTGATCAACATCCTTGATCCTATTAAGAGGTTGTGCACCACAGTCCCTCCAAACTAGCTGATATTAAACATCCTCCTAAAAAGCTTACACTTTATCCAGAGGTTTTAGCCAACTATAGACCCATAACTAACCTTTCTACATGACTTTATACATAACAATATTTTATGTGAGAATTTCCCACCAGGTTTTAGAGTGCATCATAGCACCGAAACATCAAAGCTGCACACAAttactacaaagagacacaaaacaactacacagagagaaaaaaacaattacaaagGGACATATAACTACCACAAAGAGATGCACAATTACAACAgtaatataaaacaacaacaaagagacacaaaacaactacaaagggACATGCAACTACCACAAGTAGACATGAAACAACTACATAGATGCAGACAACTagcacaaagagacacaaaattgCAACCTTGACAtagacaaaaagacacaaaccaACTACAACAGTGACATAAGACAACtacaacaagacacaaaacaactacaaagagacactgagtctctttttctctgtgtgtgctcCTATAAAGGAGGGTTGGGAGGCCACATGTCAGTGCCGAAGGGGCCTGTTGTCTCATAAACCATGTATGATGAAGCAGCATGACGAGGTTTTTCTTCATGAAACAGAATCAGTAACATCTCTCCTACTTGTTGTTGTGAAGAAATAAACTGCCGACTTCCTTGACACCAATGAAAGCATCTCCTCTGCCAAATGAGAGGCACACTGTAATTTCATCACTAATGAGTGGCACAGTGGAGCGTTATTACATTAATCATATGCGCTACTCAAGTGGCCCATTAGTGTCACCTGCAGACTGTTATGGCTGCTGAAACGAGGACGCTAATGTAATCAACGGGATGGTTAACTGGCCTTTGATTCGCACTCGCAATCACAGTCAGCCCGCATATGCTCATTTAAAAAGACTTCAGAATGACCCGCTGATGCATGAAATCAATTTTGCCTCTAGGTTATATACCTTGATGTGTCCGTGATCGAGCATCCAGAAGGCCCTGATTTGTTGGGAAAAGCTCGAAGGAATGGTGAAGGCATGGCAGAATGATTGAAGGAGGTCATCTTTGCACTGCAGGAAGTTTGCCATGTCCAGAACAAAGTACATGAGCTGTGATATATTAAGGTTAAGAACTACATAACAATGAATCATAGAGCACagcagaggtaaaaaaaaaaaaaaagggctgtaCAGTATGATCCACAGAAGACTTGGttgatgtttttgaaaagaTACAAGCGCTTGGACTGACATGTTGTCAATATGAGGCACCAGCACGAGCTTCAGCAGGGACTGGAGGTTAGGAGGCGGATAGCACTGGTCTGTGCAGTCTTCAGAAGTCGAAAAGCATCCATGTTGTCTGTCCAACTGAGTCACCATCCCCTGTATCAAAGAGCTGAATCTTTCCGTGACTCCCTCCTCCCATCTATTCAAACGTAAGAAAGTACAAAATCAGAGGTGATAATCTGAAATGGGGGggaaatttgtgaaaaatgacTCAGAATTCTTTCTTGGAGTCAAACCATCCGAGTTACCCGGGTGTCTCGAGACAAGCCTTCCGATGGCCTTGACCCATTTCTTTCCACATCTGGGAGATGCGCTTCACCTCGTGAGCCTCTGACAGCACCAGCAGAGAACAGGGAGACTTTTAGAGATGTCATAACAGTTCATTGCGTCAATGTATTGTGATTTGTGTGATCAAATCCGTACCAGGCTGCTTGGGCAGAAGCCCCATGATGCCCCACCACTGAACAAGCTGTCCCAGCCAAATGTGTTGCTTCAGAGCCCTGTGCTCCCGGTTCCAGCATCCACGTCCGACATCTGAGGAGCTGAGTGTATCCCCGCACACCACACATGGCACCCCCATGCCTGAATAGAAACATTATAACTCTGGTAAATTCACGTCAAGAGGTTAATTACTGTCAAAATCATCAGCCGTGCTGCATGCTGAACGTGTTCTACCGTGCCAGAGGTGGGCCGAGCTGAGCTGCCTTCTCGACCACTGGGCCAGGGTGAGCAGGTTCCTCAGTCTCTGGAGCAGCATGTGCACTCTGGTGAAAGAGCTCCGGTCCAGAAACATCCACAGGCCCTGGCAGCGGCTGAAACCTGTAGGAAGACATAGAGAGATCCTGAGTGTGTGCTATGAAATCCAAACATTCAAACGTGATGAAGGAACATGTTCTTACTCACATAATGTTAATAACtcctttttagcaaactctgatGTCCTCTGGACCCAGCAGCTGAAGGTCAGTGGGATTTCCTCCACATCTGCTTCACCTACAGCAGAGGTGAAAGTTAACGAATCGAACAGAACAGAACTACTTCTGCTGCTACCTTTATGTAAGTGGAATGCTTTCGTCATGTACCTTCAGCTGTGAGCTTCCGTAGCCAGCGGATGATGGCTCTCACGTTGTTGTTGGCCAACGCCTCGGACCACTGGTGCTGTGTATCCATCACGACTGCCCTCTGACCCCAGGGTCCACACAGAGACAGGGGAGTTCACATGATGgggtaaaaaaaagtgatgCCTATTCATTACAGCAGAGGAAACAAATGGTTATTACTTAATGTGATACAACCATAAGCACACACACGTTTAGCACAGATTAAGGCATGAATGTGGtatctgttgttattttcagaGCCTCCACAGAGAAAACTGGAAAGATTTTACACTGAACTTACTTGGAGACGTGGTTCAGTTGTCCAGCAGCTCCGTTAAACTGTCCGT is from Sparus aurata chromosome 16, fSpaAur1.1, whole genome shotgun sequence and encodes:
- the LOC115597438 gene encoding uncharacterized protein LOC115597438 isoform X3; this encodes MDTQHQWSEALANNNVRAIIRWLRKLTAEGEADVEEIPLTFSCWVQRTSEFAKKELLTLCFSRCQGLWMFLDRSSFTRVHMLLQRLRNLLTLAQWSRRQLSSAHLWHGMGVPCVVCGDTLSSSDVGRGCWNREHRALKQHIWLGQLVQWWGIMGLLPKQPEAHEVKRISQMWKEMGQGHRKACLETPGWEEGVTERFSSLIQGMVTQLDRQHGCFSTSEDCTDQCYPPPNLQSLLKLVLVPHIDNMSVQALLMYFVLDMANFLQCKDDLLQSFCHAFTIPSSFSQQIRAFWMLDHGHIKASMELLLSPRAAVPRLSWQHGCIVHCLLTRKQPQLALRYLHWTKPAIESAENAKLFAEVLLQNNCVSEAWTLLKRGHTESDDTVMYFLNACDRVGLCAEALKYIPAGYHGEGENVNGIETTGSLFKGDKSAVRPPCPLSADLYRAQKVNTVSPEELVRLVRNAVLEMRKPPPKMSEVVWPEHTGRKWNCREMFLSTQALRHLTPSPSPMDLMEETEPTAHTDEPQEGQPVQNQQPNSAEQISSSEDLNTESVCSFNSASSLPLLRRQRCHIYESTLTLQRISSLLNDEENQSRGDEEEDSRTPSPFHALPDCPELMLTLDGATDPIFLSNLDKDALVGLVLSAEDGEDVETDVFASKDFLSVDAFPGPSIDETFFLNKSTENNQSVPDLCEPEFESHSFPSPDDGKMAWSKEEVSGETKKTDQENHSDRIRYEIYDVSEAATFDCLLQEELLREDPPGCFGQSLSCATSETTQDPQQNLLPSEDAAACSSRSSAGTSQWDVSLFPPVCSSVCPTQFQQISGSFLTSSTTYNIKTTSAPSDTTNEKDEPCLQRTSAGWLDHCEACSWWKQDLETCGASSGLLSTTDAGAANTSDNKKSSLVLSQPPSYSLVNFMDFTAKQKGDNRDGKQANKEESAGWSSFGRGSQGAIRSGRTGSRKGKRVKKA
- the LOC115597438 gene encoding uncharacterized protein LOC115597438 isoform X4 — encoded protein: MDTQHQWSEALANNNVRAIIRWLRKLTAEGEADVEEIPLTFSCWVQRTSEFAKKELLTLCFSRCQGLWMFLDRSSFTRVHMLLQRLRNLLTLAQWSRRQLSSAHLWHGMGVPCVVCGDTLSSSDVGRGCWNREHRALKQHIWLGQLVQWWGIMGLLPKQPEAHEVKRISQMWKEMGQGHRKACLETPGWEEGVTERFSSLIQGMVTQLDRQHGCFSTSEDCTDQCYPPPNLQSLLKLVLVPHIDNMSVQALLMYFVLDMANFLQCKDDLLQSFCHAFTIPSSFSQQIRAFWMLDHGHIKASMELLLSPRAAVPRLSWQHGCIVHCLLTRKQPQLALRYLHWTKPAIESAENAKLFAEVLLQNNCVSEAWTLLKRGHTESDDTVMYFLNACDRVGLCAEALKYIPAGYHGEGENVNGIETTGSLFKGDKSAVRPPCPLSADLYRAQKVNTVSPEELVRLVRNAVLEMRKPPPKMSEVVWPEHTGRKWNCREMFLSTQALRHLTPSPSPMDLMEETEPTAHTDEPQEGQPVQNQQPNSAEQISSSEDLNTESVCSFNSASSLPLLRRQRCHIYESTLTLQRISSLLNDEENQSRGDEEEDSRTPSPFHALPDCPELMLTLDGATDPIFLSNLDKDALVGLVLSAEDGEDVETDVFASKDFLSVDAFPGPSIDETFFLNKSTENNQSVPDLCEPEFESHSFPSPDDGKMAWSKEEVSGETKKTDQENHSDRIRYEIYDVSEAATFDCLLQEELLRFQQISGSFLTSSTTYNIKTTSAPSDTTNEKDEPCLQRTSAGWLDHCEACSWWKQDLETCGASSGLLSTTDAGAANTSDNKKSSLVLSQPPSYSLVNFMDFTAKQKGDNRDGKQANKEESAGWSSFGRGSQGAIRSGRTGSRKGKRVKKA
- the LOC115597438 gene encoding uncharacterized protein LOC115597438 isoform X2, whose translation is MDTQHQWSEALANNNVRAIIRWLRKLTAEGEADVEEIPLTFSCWVQRTSEFAKKELLTLCFSRCQGLWMFLDRSSFTRVHMLLQRLRNLLTLAQWSRRQLSSAHLWHGMGVPCVVCGDTLSSSDVGRGCWNREHRALKQHIWLGQLVQWWGIMGLLPKQPEAHEVKRISQMWKEMGQGHRKACLETPGWEEGVTERFSSLIQGMVTQLDRQHGCFSTSEDCTDQCYPPPNLQSLLKLVLVPHIDNMSVQALLMYFVLDMANFLQCKDDLLQSFCHAFTIPSSFSQQIRAFWMLDHGHIKASMELLLSPRAAVPRLSWQHGCIVHCLLTRKQPQLALRYLHWTKPAIESAENAKLFAEVLLQNNCVSEAWTLLKRGHTESDDTVMYFLNACDRVGLCAEALKYIPAGYHGEGENVNGIETTGSLFKGDKSAVRPPCPLSADLYRAQKVNTVSPEELVRLVRNAVLEMRKPPPKMSEVVWPEHTGRKWNCREMFLSTQALRHLTPSPSPMDLMEETEPTAHTDEPQEGQPVQNQPNSAEQISSSEDLNTESVCSFNSASSLPLLRRQRCHIYESTLTLQRISSLLNDEENQSRGDEEEDSRTPSPFHALPDCPELMLTLDGATDPIFLSNLDKDALVGLVLSAEDGEDVETDVFASKDFLSVDAFPGPSIDETFFLNKSTENNQSVPDLCEPEFESHSFPSPDDGKMAWSKEEVSGETKKTDQENHSDRIRYEIYDVSEAATFDCLLQEELLRKTCENHQQEDPPGCFGQSLSCATSETTQDPQQNLLPSEDAAACSSRSSAGTSQWDVSLFPPVCSSVCPTQFQQISGSFLTSSTTYNIKTTSAPSDTTNEKDEPCLQRTSAGWLDHCEACSWWKQDLETCGASSGLLSTTDAGAANTSDNKKSSLVLSQPPSYSLVNFMDFTAKQKGDNRDGKQANKEESAGWSSFGRGSQGAIRSGRTGSRKGKRVKKA
- the LOC115597438 gene encoding uncharacterized protein LOC115597438 isoform X1, which codes for MDTQHQWSEALANNNVRAIIRWLRKLTAEGEADVEEIPLTFSCWVQRTSEFAKKELLTLCFSRCQGLWMFLDRSSFTRVHMLLQRLRNLLTLAQWSRRQLSSAHLWHGMGVPCVVCGDTLSSSDVGRGCWNREHRALKQHIWLGQLVQWWGIMGLLPKQPEAHEVKRISQMWKEMGQGHRKACLETPGWEEGVTERFSSLIQGMVTQLDRQHGCFSTSEDCTDQCYPPPNLQSLLKLVLVPHIDNMSVQALLMYFVLDMANFLQCKDDLLQSFCHAFTIPSSFSQQIRAFWMLDHGHIKASMELLLSPRAAVPRLSWQHGCIVHCLLTRKQPQLALRYLHWTKPAIESAENAKLFAEVLLQNNCVSEAWTLLKRGHTESDDTVMYFLNACDRVGLCAEALKYIPAGYHGEGENVNGIETTGSLFKGDKSAVRPPCPLSADLYRAQKVNTVSPEELVRLVRNAVLEMRKPPPKMSEVVWPEHTGRKWNCREMFLSTQALRHLTPSPSPMDLMEETEPTAHTDEPQEGQPVQNQQPNSAEQISSSEDLNTESVCSFNSASSLPLLRRQRCHIYESTLTLQRISSLLNDEENQSRGDEEEDSRTPSPFHALPDCPELMLTLDGATDPIFLSNLDKDALVGLVLSAEDGEDVETDVFASKDFLSVDAFPGPSIDETFFLNKSTENNQSVPDLCEPEFESHSFPSPDDGKMAWSKEEVSGETKKTDQENHSDRIRYEIYDVSEAATFDCLLQEELLRKTCENHQQEDPPGCFGQSLSCATSETTQDPQQNLLPSEDAAACSSRSSAGTSQWDVSLFPPVCSSVCPTQFQQISGSFLTSSTTYNIKTTSAPSDTTNEKDEPCLQRTSAGWLDHCEACSWWKQDLETCGASSGLLSTTDAGAANTSDNKKSSLVLSQPPSYSLVNFMDFTAKQKGDNRDGKQANKEESAGWSSFGRGSQGAIRSGRTGSRKGKRVKKA
- the LOC115597438 gene encoding protein ELYS-like isoform X5 → MDTQHQWSEALANNNVRAIIRWLRKLTAEGEADVEEIPLTFSCWVQRTSEFAKKELLTLCFSRCQGLWMFLDRSSFTRVHMLLQRLRNLLTLAQWSRRQLSSAHLWHGMGVPCVVCGDTLSSSDVGRGCWNREHRALKQHIWLGQLVQWWGIMGLLPKQPEAHEVKRISQMWKEMGQGHRKACLETPGWEEGVTERFSSLIQGMVTQLDRQHGCFSTSEDCTDQCYPPPNLQSLLKLVLVPHIDNMSVQALLMYFVLDMANFLQCKDDLLQSFCHAFTIPSSFSQQIRAFWMLDHGHIKASMELLLSPRAAVPRLSWQHGCIVHCLLTRKQPQLALRYLHWTKPAIESAENAKLFAEVLLQNNCVSEAWTLLKRGHTESDDTVMYFLNACDRVGLCAEALKYIPAGYHGEGENVNGIETTGSLFKGDKSAVRPPCPLSADLYRAQKVNTVSPEELVRLVRNAVLEMRKPPPKMSEVVWPEHTGRKWNCREMFLSTQALRHLTPSPSPMDLMEETEPTAHTDEPQEGQPVQNQQPNSAEQISSSEDLNTESVCSFNSASSLPLLRRQRCHIYESTLTLQRISSLLNDEENQSRGDEEEDSRTPSPFHALPDCPELMLTLDGATDPIFLSNLDKDALVGLVLSAEDGEDVETDVFASKDFLSVDAFPGPSIDETFFLNKSTENNQSVPDLCEPEFESHSFPSPDDGKMAWSKEEVSGETKKTDQENHSDRIRYEIYDVSEAATFDCLLQEELLRHNLQHQNHLCSLGHHQ